The Acutalibacter muris genomic sequence TCTTCACAGCTTTATCCCATCCACCCCGTGGCACACCAGACGGATCGCCAACTCGATGATATCCTCCAGCGGGATCCGCTTGCCGTCGGCCACCCACTGCTTGTAGATTGCCAGGGTGCTCTGGGAGATAAAGGTCATGATGATGTCCTGCCGGAAGGGGTCGCCGGGACCTTTCGTCCAGGTCTGGCTCATAATGTCGCTGGTGATGCGGCGGCTCACATAGTGGTAGCTGCCCGCGCAGGTGATGCGCTCACCCAGTTTTCCCAGACTCTCCTGGGACAGGAAAAACTCCCGGGTGATCTTGTCCATGTCCCGGGGCGGTGCCATGCCCTCGGTGCGCCTGATAAAGTCCTGGGCCAGGTCGTTCTGAATCTCCCGGAGCAGGTCGTCCAGAGAGTCGTAGTGCAGGTAAAAGGTCTTGCGGTTAATTTGGGCCCGC encodes the following:
- a CDS encoding TetR/AcrR family transcriptional regulator codes for the protein MPEKKVDLRVQRTKENLRRVFEEMICEMDYEEMSIKELTQRAQINRKTFYLHYDSLDDLLREIQNDLAQDFIRRTEGMAPPRDMDKITREFFLSQESLGKLGERITCAGSYHYVSRRITSDIMSQTWTKGPGDPFRQDIIMTFISQSTLAIYKQWVADGKRIPLEDIIELAIRLVCHGVDGIKL